Proteins from a single region of Cydia strobilella chromosome 2, ilCydStro3.1, whole genome shotgun sequence:
- the LOC134750648 gene encoding dual specificity protein kinase CLK2 isoform X5: MKSLTTTFFGENSFKRNNVSREKTRDKTPYRNTADRRMPSMGKKNLEKELYDKNGFDDPLRDHHYGKDRDSIYRRHRRRSLRAERSEHNDKNKLSLRPIDINIHPGARDLVSPPQHSIYETNSKNNVTRTPTSPVGEVGRQRQIYFPSSDEDDDKTPVGDRMLSERETRRKEIQSLIMKYAHLDEMYGRMAEKGSELTEPGRKPEPLGVGDVVALPPELRSRRRPQRPRHHLRRAVTPPSSRARSSVKDDKDGHLVYWPGYVMGARYKIIDTLGEGTFGKVVEVKDLEMEHRMALKIIKNVEKYREAAKLEINVLEKLAEVDPDCKNLCVKMLDWFEYHGHMCIAFEMLGQSVFDFLKDNNYQPYPLEHVRHIAYQLVYSVLFLHDNKLTHTDLKPENILFVDSDYEVLSVYASSKKKHDLRRVKRSDVRLIDFGSATFDHEHHSTIVSTRHYRAPEVILELGWSQPCDVWSIGCIMFELHLGITLFQTHDNREHLAMMERILGPIPYRMARKTRTKYFYHGKLDWDEKSSAGRYVRENCKPLLRYQQSNSEEHRQLFDLITRMLEYEPSQRITLREALKHPFFSKLPTHQKLGNDRSRTGAGSAGSRERSHSLSR; this comes from the exons ATGAAAAGTTTAACGACTACTTTCTTCGGGGAAAACtcatttaaaagaaataatgttTCTAGAGAAAAAACCCGAGATAAGACGCCTTACAGAAATACAGCTGACCGTCGAATGCCTTCGATGGGGAAAAAAAACCTGGAGAAGGAACTCTATGATAAAAATGGGTTTGATGATCCTCTTAGAGACCATCATTATGGAAAGGATAGAGATAGCATTTATCGCAGGCACAGAAGGAGGTCCCTGAGGGCCGAAAGAAGCGAGCACAACGACAAAAACAAACTTTCGCTTCGACCCATTGATATCAACATACATCCAGGTGCTCGGGACTTAGTATCGCCTCCACAGCACAGTATTTACGAGACGAATTCGAAAAACAATGTGACAAGAACTCCAACCTCGCCGGTGGGAGAAGTGGGTAGACAGAGACAGATTTACTTTCCGTCGAGCGACGAGGACGACGACAAAACGCCTGTCGGCGACCGCATGCTCAGCGAGCGGGAAACGCGACGTAAAGAAATCCAGAGTTTGATAATGAAGTACGCCCACTTAGACGAGATGTACGGGCGCATGGCAGAGAAAGGATCGGAGCTGACGGAACCCGGGCGCAAGCCGGAGCCTCTGGGCGTAGGCGACGTGGTGGCGCTGCCGCCGGAGCTGCGCAGCCGTCGGCGCCCGCAGCGCCCGCGCCACCACTTGCGGCGCGCGGTCACGCCGCCT AGTTCCCGCGCGCGCTCCTCCGTCAAGGACGACAAGGACGGACACCTCGTCTACTGGCCCGGATATGTCATGGGAGCGAGAT ACAAAATCATCGACACGCTCGGTGAGGGCACGTTCGGCAAAGTGGTGGAGGTGAAAGATTTAGAaat GGAACACAGAATGGCTCTGaagataattaaaaatgtagagAAGTACAGAGAGGCTGCAAAACTAGAGATAAACGTATTAGAAAAGTTAGCTGAAGTGGACCCAGACTGTAAAAA CTTATGTGTGAAAATGTTGGACTGGTTCGAATACCACGGACACATGTGCATCGCATTTGAAATGCTCGGACAAAGCGTATTCGATTTTCTG AAAGACAACAACTACCAGCCGTACCCGCTGGAGCATGTGCGGCACATCGCGTACCAGCTGGTGTACTCGGTGCTTTTCCTGCACGACAACAAGCTCACGCACACCGACCTCAAGCCCGAGAACATCCTCTTCGTGGACTCCGACTACGAGGTGCTCAGTGTGTACGCTAGCTCTAAGAAG AAGCACGACCTGCGGCGCGTGAAGCGCAGCGACGTGCGGCTCATCGACTTCGGCAGCGCCACCTTCGACCACGAGCACCACTCCACCATCGTCTCCACCCGCCACTACCGAGCGCCCGAGGTCATACTAG AATTAGGATGGTCGCAACCGTGCGACGTGTGGTCGATCGGCTGCATCATGTTCGAGCTGCACCTCGGCATCACGCTGTTCCAGACGCACGACAACCGCGAGCACCTCGCCATGATGGAGCGCATCCTGGGGCCCATCCCTTACAG AATGGCACGCAAAACGAGAACGAAATACTTTTACCACGGCAAATTAGACTGGGACGAGAAGTCATCAGCCGGGAGATACGTCAGAGAAAACTGCAAACCATTATTA AGGTACCAACAAAGCAACAGCGAGGAGCACCGGCAGCTGTTTGATCTCATCACGCGCATGCTGGAGTACGAGCCCAGCCAGCGCATCACGCTGCGCGAGGCGCTCAAGCATCCCTTCTTCAGCAAACTGCCCACACACCAGAAATTAG GCAATGACCGGTCACGCACTGGAGCCGGGTCGGCGGGCTCGCGGGAGCGCTCGCACTCGCTATCGCGGTGA